One window of Cervus canadensis isolate Bull #8, Minnesota chromosome 19, ASM1932006v1, whole genome shotgun sequence genomic DNA carries:
- the LOC122422001 gene encoding small ubiquitin-related modifier 2-like: MRGLGADEKPQARVKTENNDHINLKLVGQFKIKRHTPLSKLMKAYCERQGLSRRRIRSRFDGHPIKETDTLAQLELEDANTTDVFQQQTGGVD, translated from the exons ATGCGGGGTTTAGG GGCGGACGAAAAACCCCAAGCACGAGTCAAGACTGAGAACAACGATCACATTAATTTGAAATTGGTGGGGCAGTTTAAAATCAAGAGGCATACACCACTTAGTAAACTAATGAAAGCCTACTGTGAACGACAGGGTTTGTCAAGGAGACGGATCAGATCCCGATTTGATGGGCATCCAATCAAGGAGACAGACACTCTTGCACAGTTGGAGCTGGAAGATGCAAATACCACTGATGTATTTCAGCAGCAGACAGGAGGTGTCGACTAA